The DNA sequence ACCGCATCCCACCAAACTCAGTGCCGGAACTGGGCTAAGCACAATCATAAGGTAACTAATAATGCATAATGCACCACTTGCTACCATCACTTTCTCCAATTTTAATTTCTCGCCGTATTTTCCGTATAAAGCCCTGGAAGTTCCCATCATAATTGCAAAAAACATCGGACCTGTCAAATCTCCAATTGTCTTTGCCACCCCCAGTCCCTTTTCTGCAAATGCGGATGCCCATTGGCTCACTGCCTGTTCACTGGCTCCTGCACAAATCATAAGAAGAAACATCAGCCAGAATTTTTTCTTACTCAACAATTCCGGAAGAGTCAGTCCTCGCTCTCCTTCCTCAATCAAGGATGCCATTGGCACAAAGAAGAACAATATCATATTGCACAGAGGAACCAACATCCACAACAATGCCATGTACTTCCAATTTGTAATTCCGAACAAACTAAAAAAGCCTGTAGATAATAACACTACCCCTACATGTCCCCAGCAGTAAAAGGAATGTAGCATACTCATAGCTGTTTCTTTGTTATCTGTCGGGCAGGCTTCTACAATTGGACTAATCAATACCTCTAATAGACCTCCACCTAACGCATATATCATAACTGCTACCAAAAGTCCGGTGAAAGGGTCTGAAAAAATCTCCGGTAAGATAGTGAGTGCCAAAAGCCCTGTTGCTGAAAAAACATGAGCTAATATCACTGACACCCGATAACCAATTTTATCTACAAAAGTCGGAGACAACAAGTCAATCAACAACTGCACTCCAAAATTAAAGGTGACCAAAAATGTTATTTTAGACAATGAAATTCCATATGTTGACCGAAAGGTCAAAAATAGCAGTGGAACGAAATTATTTACAATAGCCTGTACAATATAACCGATAAAACAAGCATAGATTGTGGTTTTATAGTTATTTTTAAATCTGGTTTTCATGTTTTTTGTATATCCTTTCTGTTTTCGTATATACTAGCACCGAGGTGATAATTATGGCAAGCTACGTAGCTCCCGGATTACAAGATAAATTCGAATCCTTGTCCACAGAATTGAAAAATTGTATTCTGGAACGAAACGTAAGAATCAACACCCTTCAAGATTTGATTAATGTTCTGGAACAAATTGTAAAAGAAGGGGAAAGCTAGTAAAAAGGGGATGTGAACACTTTACATCCCCACTTCTATTCTATGGTCTGTTCCAGCTTTCATCAATGCCATCCGCTTTCCATTGGTTATTTTCCTCACGATATTCGTCAATTAGCAAATACTGAAACTTACTTGTGGTCTTCAAGGCATCATATACATACCGCAAAGGTATCCGAGTCCGATTATTTGTAGGACTTCCCGGTTCCGCTAAAAATACTGTATCATCTTCTTCTTGATACAACCAGATATTCACATAATGCCCTGGCGTATCCTTCCAGTAGGTAGCATCATTTGCACTGCACACCAGCACTACTGCCGACTTGGCCTGGAATATCTGCTGCTGAAATGCTTCGTAAGTGTCCGGCTTATAATATACATCGCAAGAAACACCACACTGCTTCAATACTTCTTTCATATTTCCCCAATCGATTGCACCTGACTTTTTCTTTGGAGCATAACCGGAAACACTCATAGCATATTCACACATGTCCCACGGGGAAACCTCATATGGTGACAATGTATCATAAATATTTGCCATACAACAAAGTCCACAGCCGAAATTTCCGAAAGAATTTCCTTTTACACCAAAAAGACACCATTCTCCCGACCATTTTACCCCTTCCGACCATGACCTTGGTCCCTGTAAAAAAGTATAGACCTCCGGTTCTTCCAACAAAAATGCATCGATTAACAATTCTTTTTCTTCTAACGATACTACTTGTCCCAAACATTCAGAAATTCCAATATTAAGTTTTACCTCCGCTTCTGCCTCTTTACCTGTTGTGATTGTTCCCAGCGTTTCCTTATCTATTGTTTTTTTATCTGCACTAATCATCAATAAAATGGCAAATAGAACAAGCATTAGCGCTGATATGTATCTTTTCATATATTACCTATATTTCTCCATTGTTATGTTCTGTCATTTTGCTACTATAATTGACATATTACCACTTTCTCAGTTCTATTACCATATCTTTTTTATATGCTTTTATTTCCAAAACACATTTAAAAACACCCAGACTCGTTATGAATCCAGGTGTTTCACTTTCTCTACATTAATATCTTTTTATTTTTTTAGATGTGGTCTTTTCAAATTCTACCTCTCGCACTTTCATCCGATAAACCCTTTTATACGCCGGTGCCCCCTGATTATACTCATCAATTAACTTTTGCAGAGCTTCCTCGATATCTGATATTTTCTTCTTTTTCGCATATTCATAATCTGGAAAAATCTCCGCCTCAATCACCCCTTCATTCTCCCGCACTAAAATTTCCTGAACCAGACGGTTAGAACCAATTTTATTCTCCAGTTCTTCCGGTGAAACATTTTCGCCATTTGGAGTAATAATCAAATTCTTCTTTCTTCCGGTCAGATAGATAAAACCTTCCTCATCCACATAGCCAAGATCACCTGTCTTCAGCCATCCGTCCTGAAGTGTCTCTGCTGTTTCTTCCGGCATGTTATAGTATCCCATCATCACACTGCTTCCGCGCACCCAAAGTTCCTCTTCTACCACTTTGGCTTCGCAGTTTGGCATCAACTGCCCTACAGAACCTTTTTTGATATTCCAGCTGACATTGGTGCTGATAACAGGAGCACACTCTGTCATACCGTACCCCTGTAATATGCTGATTCCGTATTTTTGGAACAAATCAATATAAGAAGGATTTAAGTATGCACCTCCACTAAAAATGGTGTGAAATTGTTTTCCAAACACCTTATTTTTTACAATTGCAGGTGGAATCCATGCCGTTTCTTCCAATTTTTTTGATAACGTTTCTATCATAAGCGGTACCATAAGAATCAAGTTAGGCTGAAAAAGTTTGATGTTTTTCGCTACCCTAAGCAATGAGTCATTGATACAAATAATGGCTCCCAGGGACATTCCCTTTAAAATATCCATACTGAGACAATAAGCGTGATGTATTGGCAATACTGTCATAAGCACTGTTCGTTCCGCAATTTTCATATCCAAACAAGTCGCATTTTCCGCAAGATTGCGGTGTGTCAGCATAACTCCTTTACTCTTTCCTGTAGTACCTGACGTAAACATAATGGTACAGAGCTGATCCGGTTGCGGAGAAAAGGAAAATTCACCCTTCTGTTCCCTTAACAACTGTTTAAAGGAAAGTACTTCTTCACTACTTTCTTCCTTCTGCATAGAAATCAGGTATTTCAATTTCGGACATTTCTGTCTTACCATTTCCATAACGTCTGCACGCATTTCATCTATCACCAACACGGTTGCATCAGCACGGTCAATCAGTTCACACATTTCTTCTGCCGGAAGGGCCACGTCTAGCGGTACTGCAACACTTCCACTGTTCACCGTACCCAAAAAGGTCACAAGCCACTGATAAGATGTTCTTCCTGTTATAGCAATATGGCTACCCACTTCTCCCAGAGACTGCAATACATTTGAAAAACTCTCACTATCCTCTTTCCACTGTGTATAGGACTTTGCTTCGACTTTGTCTTTCCCGATTTTATAGCGAACAGCATCTCCTGCTCCAAACTTCTTTTCTGCATATACCAGAATTTCACGAATTGTACTGCAAACCATTTTTCCCCTCCTACTATTATGCGATTAACTTTTCCAAGTAATCAACTGCTTCCTGTACCGTACGAATGTTTGCTGCTTCTACTTCATCCACTTCGATGTCAAGTTCCTCTTCTAATTCTCCCAGCATGCTCATGAAGTCAAAGGAAGTAAAACCTAAATCCTCCATAAAACGGGTTTCCGGCTTAATTTCCTCCGGTGTAGTCTCTACATAATTACAAATTACTTTTTTTAATTTTTCTAACATATTCTTTTCCCCTTTCCTTCTATATTAATTTTATAATGTCGCCAATAGGTAATCCCGGATTCTCAGTTCCCTTGAAGAGAATTTTA is a window from the Roseburia sp. 499 genome containing:
- a CDS encoding AMP-binding protein — protein: MVCSTIREILVYAEKKFGAGDAVRYKIGKDKVEAKSYTQWKEDSESFSNVLQSLGEVGSHIAITGRTSYQWLVTFLGTVNSGSVAVPLDVALPAEEMCELIDRADATVLVIDEMRADVMEMVRQKCPKLKYLISMQKEESSEEVLSFKQLLREQKGEFSFSPQPDQLCTIMFTSGTTGKSKGVMLTHRNLAENATCLDMKIAERTVLMTVLPIHHAYCLSMDILKGMSLGAIICINDSLLRVAKNIKLFQPNLILMVPLMIETLSKKLEETAWIPPAIVKNKVFGKQFHTIFSGGAYLNPSYIDLFQKYGISILQGYGMTECAPVISTNVSWNIKKGSVGQLMPNCEAKVVEEELWVRGSSVMMGYYNMPEETAETLQDGWLKTGDLGYVDEEGFIYLTGRKKNLIITPNGENVSPEELENKIGSNRLVQEILVRENEGVIEAEIFPDYEYAKKKKISDIEEALQKLIDEYNQGAPAYKRVYRMKVREVEFEKTTSKKIKRY
- a CDS encoding MFS transporter, whose product is MKTRFKNNYKTTIYACFIGYIVQAIVNNFVPLLFLTFRSTYGISLSKITFLVTFNFGVQLLIDLLSPTFVDKIGYRVSVILAHVFSATGLLALTILPEIFSDPFTGLLVAVMIYALGGGLLEVLISPIVEACPTDNKETAMSMLHSFYCWGHVGVVLLSTGFFSLFGITNWKYMALLWMLVPLCNMILFFFVPMASLIEEGERGLTLPELLSKKKFWLMFLLMICAGASEQAVSQWASAFAEKGLGVAKTIGDLTGPMFFAIMMGTSRALYGKYGEKLKLEKVMVASGALCIISYLMIVLSPVPALSLVGCGICGFSVGILWPGTFSMASAGIRNGGTMMFAFLALGGDVGCSLGPTLVGRVSGMFQENLKIGILAALVFPVILLVGIGINKVWSEGKNEEY
- a CDS encoding acyl carrier protein, producing MLEKLKKVICNYVETTPEEIKPETRFMEDLGFTSFDFMSMLGELEEELDIEVDEVEAANIRTVQEAVDYLEKLIA